The genomic region CGCACCGATCCAGGGCAAGGCTTGGCGCATACTTTGGAAAAGTTGGGTATTTATCGCTACTTCGAAAGTACCAGTAGTAAAGATATTCAGACCCAGGAAAAGATAGCCACTTGCGATGCGTTTATGGCGTATGTGCGTGGAGTGGGCGGTGATGCAAAATCGATTTTAGAACAACTTGCGACTTTGAATGAAAAACAAACCGACGATAGTCACGGCGTGCATCTGATGACGATCCATAAATCGAAAGGTTTGGAGTTCGACCAAGTATTGTTGTCTGGCTTACAAGAAGGGCGCTTCCCGTATTATGACGAGGATTTGAGCGTCATTGATAAGCAAGCGGCCAGTGATTTGGCGTCTGAACGTCGTTTGTTTTATGTGGCGATCACCCGTGCCAAACAGAAGCTAGTATTGCTTGAATCCCCAAGTGCCGACGATCATAAACGCATGAAGCAGGGCGATATCCCTCGCGCCGCATTGAAGAGTTTGTCCTTGTCACGTTTTGTGTTTGAAGCGCAGCCTTATGCGGTGAGTCGTATTTGCGAAGCTTGGTATGTTGAAAATGTTGGCACGCCAATTGATACGGAAAAAGGTTCGATTTTTCAGCGTTACTTGAACGCGGTTGATCCTTCTCCGTCGCTGACCTTTCGTCATCGAGTGGAAGGGAAAAGTCTGCTGCAACCTGGCGATAAAGTTCGTCATGACCAGTTCGGACAGGGTGTTGTTGTACGACAAGAACGCGACGACAAACAAATGATTTTTGTGGATTTTGGCGAAGTGGGTCTAAAGCGTTTTAATCCCAAGCATACACAACTTATTAAAGTATCTTCCAGAGCTTAAGGAATACGTAATGTCTATACCCTTAATTGATCTGTCGAAGCTGATTCATGAAAGCGAATCGGTTCGTCAGAGCGAAATTAAAGCCTTAGATAAGGCATGTCGTGAAATTGGTTTCTTTTACCTAACCAACACAGGCATCCCAAAAGAATTGATGGCCGCGCTGATGCGCGAAGCCAAGCGTTTTTTCAACCAGCCACAAGACGTAAAAAACGCCATCGATATAAAAAACAGCATTAACCATCGTGGTTACGGCAATATTGGCGAAGAGCAGCTCGACGAAGTGAACCAAGGAGATTGGAAAGAAACCTTTGATATGGCGTTGGACTTTCCTAAAGATCATCCTTTGGCGATTAAATATCCAACGGCTTATGGCCCTAATCAAAATCCAAGCAATCCTACTACGCTGGAAGTGCTGCAAGAATACTATATAGAGGCTTTCCAGGTGGCGCAGAAGCTGCTGACTGCCATGGCGCAAGCCTTGTCTTTGGAAGACGACTTCTTTGTTCGTGGTTTTAAAGATCACGTGACGGTTTTGCGTATGATTCATTATCCACCGCGTCCAGCGAACGATCATGACAATGGCGCGGGTGCGCATACAGATTACGGCTGTGTCACCTTGTTGTTGCAAGATCAGATTGGTGGCTTGCAGGTGAAAAACCGTCAAGGTGAATGGGTGGATGCTACGCCAATAGACAATGCTTTGGTAGTGAATATCGGCGATTTGATGCAGCGTTGGACTAACGACGAATACGTTTCCACCGCGCACCGAGTGCGTGCGTCTTTGCCAGATGTGCATCGTTACTCGTTTCCGTTCTTTGTGGAACCAGACTACGAAACGAACGTCGAGTGTGTGCCAAGCTGTGCGACCGCTGACAAACCTGCGAAATACGATGGGATCTTGAGTGGCGACTGGATTCAGTCACGCTTTGATGCGACTTACGCCTATCGAGAGAAAGAAAAAGCGTAAGACGAGTTTCATATGTTCCAATATATTCGGTTCAAATAAAAAGTCCCTTCGCGACACGGCTAACAAAGAGTGTTGCGAAGGGACTTTTTTACAGCCTTGCGAATACTTTTACACTGAATGCCTAATGAAAAAACATTACTGTGCTAGGTAACCGCCATCGACTGGGTAGTAAGACGCTGTGACAAAAGATGCACCGTCACTGGCTAACCAAGCGACAAGGTGAGCAACTTCTTCGGGTGTGCCTAGGCGTTTTAGTGCGTGTTTTTCTGCGAGCATATTTAGTGTGTCGGCATCTAAATGTTCATCGACCAAAGGTGTGTGAATAAAGCCGGGGCCGACTGCGTTTACACGAATGTTTTCGTCGGCGTGTTCAACCGCTGCAGATTTCGACATGCCGACAACACCGTGTTTGGCGCTGACATACGCTGGAGAATTTGGGAAGGCAACTTGGCCGAGAATAGAGGCCATATTAATGATGCTGCCGGAACCGTTTTTACGCATGGCTGCAATGGCTTCGCGCTGACAATAAAAAACGCCATTGAAGTTCACATCGACCACTTTCAACCAATCTTCTGTGGTGTAATCTCCAGATTTACAAGCAGGGCCACCAATGCCTGCGTTGTTGACGGCGATGTCTAAACTGCCCAATTGCTTGACCGTTTCATCCATGGCTGCCTTTACGGATTCTGGGTTGCTGACATCGACTTTTATGGTGATGCATTTGACATCGTATTTGCTGACAGACTGCTTGGCTTTTTCCAGTGCGTCATCGTGTAAGTCCCAAATGGCAACGTCTGCACCAGAATAGGCGAGTAATTCAACACAGGCCAACCCAATCCCTGATGCACCGCCTGTTACCATGGCCTTTTTGTTGTCTAATTGGTAGTTGATCATGTTAGCTCCCTTTAGTTGAATCAATGCAATTGAATAACTTACCTTTGTAGGTTAACAGTCAAGCGATTAAGTTACATGATGTAGGTCAAGTGTAGGTCAAGGATGGGAAGAAAGTGCGCTAATGATATAAAAGATAAAATACTTATCAAATATTAAAAATGACCGCTAGGCGGTCATTTTTAATAAACCAGACAAAGGTTGAATGTGATAATTTTGATCTTTGATTTTGGCAATATGACCAGCTGGGACCTGAGCCCAACTGGCGCTCGAGTGATCGAGTGGTTCTGAGCCAATGACGATGTGCTTTTCAAATTGTTTGTAGTACAGGCTGGGTGCTTGTTCATCACTGGAAAATCGAATCGCGGTGATTTCTTCTCCGTCTGAAAAAACGGCGGTAAAGCGCAACGGGTCTTGTATATTCTTTGCTTTCATCATGTCGATAATTTGCGACAAGGTTATTTCAATCGCACGCTCTGGATTCGTCTCTAAGCCGTTGGCGATCATTAATAAGAAGATCACTTCTGAATCGGTTGCACCGTGGCGATGCGGATAAAGGTGCTCTGGAATTAAACGATCCAGCTGCCAGCGCAACGATTCGTAGCCGCCAATTTGTCCGTTGTGCATGAATAACCAGTTTTTGTAACTAAACGGATGGCAGTTAGAGCGGTTGGTTTCCGTGCCTGTGGAAGAGCGGACATGAGCGAAGAATAGTCCGCTTTTTATGTGTCTCGCTAAGCTTTTTAAATTGCTGTCACTCCAAGCTGGTAGTACTTCATGGTAAAGGCCTGGTTCCTCGCGTTCATCATACCAACCAAGACCAAACCCATCCGCATTTACTGTGACTTCCGACTTTCTGGCGCTTAAACTTTGATGAATTAAAGAATGTTCTTGTTTAAAAAGTAATGACTCAAGGTAAACGGCATCACCTTGATACGCCATCCAACGACACATGGTCTTCTCCTAGGAATGAAGGGGAAGTGAGTAACTTCCCCTGAGGTATTAATCTAAAAAAGTATACCCCTGTAGCGCTATACTTTGAAATAGCTGATTTTTGTCGACAACTGCGTGGCCAATGAAGCTAATTGCTCTGCAGAGTTGCTAATTGAGTGAATCGATTTCGTCGTACGTGAGGCAATCTCGGTAATGTTTTCAACATTGCGACTGACTTCAGCGGTTACTGACGCTTGCTCTTCGGCTGTCGCTGAGATTCTGTCGTTCATATCGCGAATCTTGGACACGGATTGGTTGATGTGACGCAGTGAGTCTTCTTCGTGTTTCACTTGGTTTACCGCATCCGTAGAACGTTGATGGCTGGATGTCATGGCTTTCACTGCCGAGCTGGTGCCGCTTTGTAATAGGGCGATCATTTTCTCGATTTCTTGTGTGGCGTTTTGCGTGTTCTGTGCCAGGTGACGCACTTCGTCGGCTACCACGGCAAAGCCTCGGCCTTGCTCACCTGCTCGCGCTGCTTCAATTGCCGCGTTTAGTGCAAGTAGGTTAGTTTGTTCGGCAATGCCTAGGATAGTATTCAGAATGGTGCTGATTTCTTGAGTATTAGACTGTAGTTCATTAATAGTATCGGCAGAACTGGCAATTTCGCTCGCTAGCTCCTGAATGCTGGCAATGGTTTTTGTCACAATCGCTGTGCCTTCATTGGCCGCTGTTTCAGCATTGTGGGCGGCTTGGCTTGCGTCTGTAGTTGACTCAGAAACATGAACTGCCGTGGATTGTATTTCTTGTATTGCCTGAGAAATGAGGTTGGTTTCTTCTTGTTGACGATCCACCATTTCTGAGGACTCATCGGTAATTCGATTTAGGTCATTGGCCGCATTGGTCAGCATGGAACTGGATTCCGCCACATCGTGCAAAATACTACTAAGCTGAATGACCAATTTGTCCATGGAAGTTTCTAGCATGCCGATTTCGTCTTTGCGTGTGCTGGCGATTTTAGATTGCGTTAAATTGCCAGAGGCAATGTCTTCTGCCCGTCGAACGGCTTTAATCAGCGGTCTACAAATACCATTCACAATGATGATGCTCACAATTAAACCTATCGCAATAAGTACCGCTGCCAATATACCGCTAGCGTAAATAGTTTGGTCTAGCTTGTGGTTTTGCTTATCGGCAATAGTACTGCTGTATTCGTTGATGGCCGTTATGATTTGTTCCATGTGCTTATTTACCTCTATGAGACTTGCATCAGCGACGCGGCGTGATTTGTTTGCCTTCATAGTGTTTAGCTTTACCCACCAGCTGTAAGTTTCTGTGCTGGCTTCTAGAAAAACGGCTTGCTCTTCTTCAAGTACATGTATTTCTTTTAATAGATCGTTCAGGCCATCGTTTGCTGGCATGGTAGCTAGGATGTTTTTGACGTTTTCGATACTGGTGACTAACTCGCCAGTGTAGGTTTTGAATTTATCTGCTGATTCTTCTATTAACTCTGTTCCGTAGCCACCAATTGTTTTTGCAATAGAGACTTGGAAGTAACCCCGCTCAAATTCGACGGATTGTTGTAGTAACAGCTGGCGGCTTTTTTCTAAATTTTTGACCAGCAAAAGGCTTTTAGAGGAAAGGCTTTGTAGTTCGGAAGAGACTGATTTACTGGTTAAAGCGGAGCTGATACTAATTCCTACAATAACCAGTGAGAACAATACAATAAGCGACAATATTTTTGTGCGCACGGACAGTTTTATCATAGCGAATCCAATATTAAGAGTGGAAGAGAATGGCAATTAATGAGCAATAGTCATGCCATTACATTACTTTACAGAAATAACGCCTGCTTATAGCTCTCTATGTATTGGTACGTATTTTTCTGCTTTTGGTACTAATTTAAGAAAGTAGGGCGTAGTGATACTGATTGGGTCATTTCTGTGTCATGTATTGGCTCATTTTTCTTGTCTTAAATGTGCAAGAAAAGCGGCCAGCTCTTAAGATAGCGTGAAATGGGAGCAAAGGTACAGAAGTAATTTGAATTTACGCACCGATATAGTGCGCAAATTGCGAGAAAGAGTGATCTATTGTGGTGCGGATTTTATAACCACTTCATTTCCTTCGACGGTGAAGAAAAAGCAGTCACGACGGTTAGTATGGCAAGCTGGGCCTTTTTGATCTACTTGGATAAGTATTGCATCGCCATCGCAATCAAACGACATAGACACTAATGTTTGGCGGTGCCCCGAGCTTTCGCCTTTACGCCAATAAGTTTGGCGTGAGCGAGACCAGTAACACACTTGGCCTGTTTCTAAGGTTTCACGAATGGATTTCTCGTTCATGTACGCCAACATCAAGACTTCACCAGTATCATGTTGTTGTGCAATAGCGGCGATCAAGCCATGTTCGTCTGTTTTTAGGTTAGCTAATACCGTGTCTAAAGAGAGTGTTTCACCTTTGGCGAGGTTCTCGTATTCTTTTAAGCTCATATTCTTGCCTTAAGTTTTTCTGAAATTGCGCCCTTACCAATGCCCTCAAAACCGTGGGCTTCTATATGCACACCTGGATTCTCTTCTGCTAATACATCGGCAATGTGTGCAGAAAGGGATTCAACCGTCGTATCACAATCCAGTATGTAAACTTGATTGCTGTCGATTTTTAGCTCAAACAAACCTTGCTGGCTGGTGTAGCTGAAAAAATGATAGTTCACGCCATTTTCTGTGACTTCATTCTGCAAGTCTTCTTGAGTGCCTAAATAAATGTCTTCCCAACGCTTTGCCCAATCGTGTTCCATTGCCGCATTTCGTGTGCCATCGGCGTAAATCTCAACCGTAGAACGATGTCCATGAGCAATACGTTGACAATTACCTGCATGCTTCTTTAAACCATGGCTGTATTGATATTGCGCGCCTGTGATGTGCTCTGGAGTAAAGTGCACGCTAACCGCTTCTAATTCCGCAGGCAGCAGATTGAGAATTTGCGACTCAACCCATTTAGCCACCGCTTCTGGCGTGATTTCTGTCATTGGCAATACACAAATTGCCTGAGTCGGTGCATCACACTGAAATACACGCTTGTCGCTAGAGATTTCTTTGCTGTGGTCAAAATGAAATGACACGCGGTCATTTGCTAATGGTGTGACTGCTGATCCACTGTGCTCAGCAGGAATTGCCAGCATGTGATCAATGTGGTCATCGAGCCATTTCTTGATTTGTTTTTTAACGATGCTGAAATCACAAATCATGCTTTCATCGTTTAACTTGCCGGTCAGAACAATGTCTGTCTGCCAGCTTTCACCCAACAAACCACGTGTGGCATCAAAGTAGGAAAAATCTAC from Marinomonas rhizomae harbors:
- a CDS encoding isopenicillin N synthase family dioxygenase codes for the protein MSIPLIDLSKLIHESESVRQSEIKALDKACREIGFFYLTNTGIPKELMAALMREAKRFFNQPQDVKNAIDIKNSINHRGYGNIGEEQLDEVNQGDWKETFDMALDFPKDHPLAIKYPTAYGPNQNPSNPTTLEVLQEYYIEAFQVAQKLLTAMAQALSLEDDFFVRGFKDHVTVLRMIHYPPRPANDHDNGAGAHTDYGCVTLLLQDQIGGLQVKNRQGEWVDATPIDNALVVNIGDLMQRWTNDEYVSTAHRVRASLPDVHRYSFPFFVEPDYETNVECVPSCATADKPAKYDGILSGDWIQSRFDATYAYREKEKA
- a CDS encoding SDR family NAD(P)-dependent oxidoreductase, which encodes MINYQLDNKKAMVTGGASGIGLACVELLAYSGADVAIWDLHDDALEKAKQSVSKYDVKCITIKVDVSNPESVKAAMDETVKQLGSLDIAVNNAGIGGPACKSGDYTTEDWLKVVDVNFNGVFYCQREAIAAMRKNGSGSIINMASILGQVAFPNSPAYVSAKHGVVGMSKSAAVEHADENIRVNAVGPGFIHTPLVDEHLDADTLNMLAEKHALKRLGTPEEVAHLVAWLASDGASFVTASYYPVDGGYLAQ
- a CDS encoding class II glutamine amidotransferase; the encoded protein is MCRWMAYQGDAVYLESLLFKQEHSLIHQSLSARKSEVTVNADGFGLGWYDEREEPGLYHEVLPAWSDSNLKSLARHIKSGLFFAHVRSSTGTETNRSNCHPFSYKNWLFMHNGQIGGYESLRWQLDRLIPEHLYPHRHGATDSEVIFLLMIANGLETNPERAIEITLSQIIDMMKAKNIQDPLRFTAVFSDGEEITAIRFSSDEQAPSLYYKQFEKHIVIGSEPLDHSSASWAQVPAGHIAKIKDQNYHIQPLSGLLKMTA
- a CDS encoding methyl-accepting chemotaxis protein, with the translated sequence MIKLSVRTKILSLIVLFSLVIVGISISSALTSKSVSSELQSLSSKSLLLVKNLEKSRQLLLQQSVEFERGYFQVSIAKTIGGYGTELIEESADKFKTYTGELVTSIENVKNILATMPANDGLNDLLKEIHVLEEEQAVFLEASTETYSWWVKLNTMKANKSRRVADASLIEVNKHMEQIITAINEYSSTIADKQNHKLDQTIYASGILAAVLIAIGLIVSIIIVNGICRPLIKAVRRAEDIASGNLTQSKIASTRKDEIGMLETSMDKLVIQLSSILHDVAESSSMLTNAANDLNRITDESSEMVDRQQEETNLISQAIQEIQSTAVHVSESTTDASQAAHNAETAANEGTAIVTKTIASIQELASEIASSADTINELQSNTQEISTILNTILGIAEQTNLLALNAAIEAARAGEQGRGFAVVADEVRHLAQNTQNATQEIEKMIALLQSGTSSAVKAMTSSHQRSTDAVNQVKHEEDSLRHINQSVSKIRDMNDRISATAEEQASVTAEVSRNVENITEIASRTTKSIHSISNSAEQLASLATQLSTKISYFKV
- the hisI gene encoding phosphoribosyl-AMP cyclohydrolase encodes the protein MSLKEYENLAKGETLSLDTVLANLKTDEHGLIAAIAQQHDTGEVLMLAYMNEKSIRETLETGQVCYWSRSRQTYWRKGESSGHRQTLVSMSFDCDGDAILIQVDQKGPACHTNRRDCFFFTVEGNEVVIKSAPQ
- a CDS encoding 6-carboxytetrahydropterin synthase, translating into MKLFVKNLTHVDFSYFDATRGLLGESWQTDIVLTGKLNDESMICDFSIVKKQIKKWLDDHIDHMLAIPAEHSGSAVTPLANDRVSFHFDHSKEISSDKRVFQCDAPTQAICVLPMTEITPEAVAKWVESQILNLLPAELEAVSVHFTPEHITGAQYQYSHGLKKHAGNCQRIAHGHRSTVEIYADGTRNAAMEHDWAKRWEDIYLGTQEDLQNEVTENGVNYHFFSYTSQQGLFELKIDSNQVYILDCDTTVESLSAHIADVLAEENPGVHIEAHGFEGIGKGAISEKLKARI